A part of Eschrichtius robustus isolate mEscRob2 chromosome 20, mEscRob2.pri, whole genome shotgun sequence genomic DNA contains:
- the AMZ2 gene encoding archaemetzincin-2 isoform X2 codes for MQTVRHSEHTLRTALISKNPALVSQYEKLDAGEKRLMDEAFRPDSDLFGPITLHSQSDWITSHPEAPQDFEEFFNDPYRKTPSPQKHSIYIQCIGLLGNTRSISEEYVRWLKGYCEAFFYGLTVKLLEPVPVSATRCSFRINDNTQNLQIHAGQILKFLKKKKPEDAFCVVGITMIDLYPRDSWNFVFGQASLTDGVGIFSFARYGSDFYSSHYEGKLKKLQKKSSSDYSVFDNYYVPEVTSVLLLRSCKTLTHEIGHIFGLRHCQWLACLMQGSNHLEEADQRPLDLCPICLRKLQSAIGFHLKDRYKALVRWVDAESTDTPTVSPERSREDPLSLPKPVEAFKEWREWITKCLAVLQK; via the exons ATGCAAACAGTACGGCACTCTGAACACACACTAAGGACAGCTCTCATCTCAAAGAACCCAGCGCTTGTGTCACAGTATGAGAAGTTAGATGCTGGGGAAAAGCGTCTGATGGACGAAGCCTTCCGGCCAGACAGTGATCTCTTTGGACCCATTACTTTGCATTCGCAGTCAGACTGGATAACCTCCCATCCTGAGGCTCCCCAAGACTTTGAAGAGTTTTTCAACGATCCTTACAGAAAGACGCCTTCTCCACAGAAGCACAGTATTTATATACAGTGCATTG GATTGCTAGGAAACACCAGAAGTATCAGTGAAGAATATGTGAGATGGCTCAAGGGCTACTGTGAAGCATTTTTCTATGGCTTGACGGTAAAACTCCTAGAACCAGTTCCTGTCTCTGCAACGAGGTGTTCCTTTAGAATCAATGATAACACGCAGAACCTACAGATTCATGCAG GGCAGATCCTGAagttcttaaaaaagaagaaacctgAAGATGCTTTTTGTGTTGTGGGAATAACAATGATCGATCTTTACCCAAGAGACTCCTGGAATTTTGTCTTTGGACAGGCCTCTTTGACAGATG GTGTGGGGATATTCAGCTTTGCCAGGTACGGCAGTGATTTTTACAGCTCACACTACGAAGGCAAACtgaagaagctgcagaagaaatctTCAAGTGACTACTCAGTTTTTGATAATTATTACGTTCCTGAAGTGACTAGTGTTTTGCTGCTTCGGTCCTGTAAG ACTTTAACCCATGAGATTGGACATATCTTTGGACTTCGGCACTGCCAGTGGCTCGCATGCCTGATGCAAGGCTCCAACCACTTGGAAGAAGCTGACCAGCGTCCCCTCGACCTCTGCCCTATCTGTTTACGCAAGTTGCAGAGTGCTATCGGCTTCCACCTTAAAGACAGATACAAA GCGctggtgaggtgggttgatgccgAGTCCACTGACACACCTACAGTTTCTCCGGAACGTAGCCGTGAGGATCCTCTGAGTTTGCCCAAACCTGTGGAAGCCTTTAAGGAATGGAGAGAGTGGATAACAAAATGCCTTGCTGTTCTTCAGAAATAA
- the AMZ2 gene encoding archaemetzincin-2 isoform X3, whose translation MQTVRHSEHTLRTALISKNPALVSQYEKLDAGEKRLMDEAFRPDSDLFGPITLHSQSDWITSHPEAPQDFEEFFNDPYRKTPSPQKHSIYIQCIGLLGNTRSISEEYVRWLKGYCEAFFYGLTVKLLEPVPVSATRCSFRINDNTQNLQIHAGQILKFLKKKKPEDAFCVVGITMIDLYPRDSWNFVFGQASLTDGVGIFSFARYGSDFYSSHYEGKLKKLQKKSSSDYSVFDNYYVPEVTSVLLLRSCKTLTHEIGHIFGLRHCQWLACLMQGSNHLEEADQRPLDLCPICLRKLQSAIGFHLKDRYKGTRVPALAREDPTCRGATKPVSHNY comes from the exons ATGCAAACAGTACGGCACTCTGAACACACACTAAGGACAGCTCTCATCTCAAAGAACCCAGCGCTTGTGTCACAGTATGAGAAGTTAGATGCTGGGGAAAAGCGTCTGATGGACGAAGCCTTCCGGCCAGACAGTGATCTCTTTGGACCCATTACTTTGCATTCGCAGTCAGACTGGATAACCTCCCATCCTGAGGCTCCCCAAGACTTTGAAGAGTTTTTCAACGATCCTTACAGAAAGACGCCTTCTCCACAGAAGCACAGTATTTATATACAGTGCATTG GATTGCTAGGAAACACCAGAAGTATCAGTGAAGAATATGTGAGATGGCTCAAGGGCTACTGTGAAGCATTTTTCTATGGCTTGACGGTAAAACTCCTAGAACCAGTTCCTGTCTCTGCAACGAGGTGTTCCTTTAGAATCAATGATAACACGCAGAACCTACAGATTCATGCAG GGCAGATCCTGAagttcttaaaaaagaagaaacctgAAGATGCTTTTTGTGTTGTGGGAATAACAATGATCGATCTTTACCCAAGAGACTCCTGGAATTTTGTCTTTGGACAGGCCTCTTTGACAGATG GTGTGGGGATATTCAGCTTTGCCAGGTACGGCAGTGATTTTTACAGCTCACACTACGAAGGCAAACtgaagaagctgcagaagaaatctTCAAGTGACTACTCAGTTTTTGATAATTATTACGTTCCTGAAGTGACTAGTGTTTTGCTGCTTCGGTCCTGTAAG ACTTTAACCCATGAGATTGGACATATCTTTGGACTTCGGCACTGCCAGTGGCTCGCATGCCTGATGCAAGGCTCCAACCACTTGGAAGAAGCTGACCAGCGTCCCCTCGACCTCTGCCCTATCTGTTTACGCAAGTTGCAGAGTGCTATCGGCTTCCACCTTAAAGACAGATACAAA gggacacgggttccagccctggcccgggaagatcccacatgccgtggagcaactaagcccgtgagccacaactactga
- the AMZ2 gene encoding archaemetzincin-2 isoform X1 has product MQTVRHSEHTLRTALISKNPALVSQYEKLDAGEKRLMDEAFRPDSDLFGPITLHSQSDWITSHPEAPQDFEEFFNDPYRKTPSPQKHSIYIQCIGLLGNTRSISEEYVRWLKGYCEAFFYGLTVKLLEPVPVSATRCSFRINDNTQNLQIHAGQILKFLKKKKPEDAFCVVGITMIDLYPRDSWNFVFGQASLTDGVGIFSFARYGSDFYSSHYEGKLKKLQKKSSSDYSVFDNYYVPEVTSVLLLRSCKTLTHEIGHIFGLRHCQWLACLMQGSNHLEEADQRPLDLCPICLRKLQSAIGFHLKDRYKVNVFFKALVRWVDAESTDTPTVSPERSREDPLSLPKPVEAFKEWREWITKCLAVLQK; this is encoded by the exons ATGCAAACAGTACGGCACTCTGAACACACACTAAGGACAGCTCTCATCTCAAAGAACCCAGCGCTTGTGTCACAGTATGAGAAGTTAGATGCTGGGGAAAAGCGTCTGATGGACGAAGCCTTCCGGCCAGACAGTGATCTCTTTGGACCCATTACTTTGCATTCGCAGTCAGACTGGATAACCTCCCATCCTGAGGCTCCCCAAGACTTTGAAGAGTTTTTCAACGATCCTTACAGAAAGACGCCTTCTCCACAGAAGCACAGTATTTATATACAGTGCATTG GATTGCTAGGAAACACCAGAAGTATCAGTGAAGAATATGTGAGATGGCTCAAGGGCTACTGTGAAGCATTTTTCTATGGCTTGACGGTAAAACTCCTAGAACCAGTTCCTGTCTCTGCAACGAGGTGTTCCTTTAGAATCAATGATAACACGCAGAACCTACAGATTCATGCAG GGCAGATCCTGAagttcttaaaaaagaagaaacctgAAGATGCTTTTTGTGTTGTGGGAATAACAATGATCGATCTTTACCCAAGAGACTCCTGGAATTTTGTCTTTGGACAGGCCTCTTTGACAGATG GTGTGGGGATATTCAGCTTTGCCAGGTACGGCAGTGATTTTTACAGCTCACACTACGAAGGCAAACtgaagaagctgcagaagaaatctTCAAGTGACTACTCAGTTTTTGATAATTATTACGTTCCTGAAGTGACTAGTGTTTTGCTGCTTCGGTCCTGTAAG ACTTTAACCCATGAGATTGGACATATCTTTGGACTTCGGCACTGCCAGTGGCTCGCATGCCTGATGCAAGGCTCCAACCACTTGGAAGAAGCTGACCAGCGTCCCCTCGACCTCTGCCCTATCTGTTTACGCAAGTTGCAGAGTGCTATCGGCTTCCACCTTAAAGACAGATACAAA GTGAACGTGTTTTTCAAGGCGctggtgaggtgggttgatgccgAGTCCACTGACACACCTACAGTTTCTCCGGAACGTAGCCGTGAGGATCCTCTGAGTTTGCCCAAACCTGTGGAAGCCTTTAAGGAATGGAGAGAGTGGATAACAAAATGCCTTGCTGTTCTTCAGAAATAA